The following are from one region of the Paraglaciecola sp. L1A13 genome:
- the cmoA gene encoding carboxy-S-adenosyl-L-methionine synthase CmoA: MQTGKDAIYSQPQQVSGFRFDDSVAEVFPDMIQRSVPGYSTIVDAIGQLAGRYATEHSNIYDLGCSLGAVSLAAARYVEAKSCNIIAVDNSEAMVQRCKRHVQAYKANTPIEVICDDLQNVHIQRASSVVMNFTLQFIEPAKRDKIIKSIYNGLAPGGIFILSEKLRHDSEQGNELLVDLHHEFKRRNGYSELEISQKRESLENVLRAETFEAHKTRLTNAGFDDVILWFQCFNFASLVAIKN; this comes from the coding sequence ATGCAAACAGGCAAAGACGCCATTTATTCACAGCCTCAGCAGGTCAGTGGATTTCGCTTTGATGATTCAGTAGCAGAAGTTTTTCCGGATATGATTCAGCGCTCAGTTCCTGGGTATAGCACCATTGTTGATGCTATTGGTCAGCTAGCGGGGCGCTATGCTACTGAGCATTCCAATATCTACGATTTAGGCTGTTCTTTAGGGGCGGTGAGCCTTGCTGCTGCGCGTTATGTGGAGGCTAAATCCTGTAATATTATTGCGGTAGACAATTCTGAAGCAATGGTCCAACGCTGTAAACGGCATGTTCAGGCATACAAAGCTAATACACCCATAGAGGTGATTTGTGATGACTTACAAAACGTGCACATTCAGCGCGCATCAAGTGTGGTGATGAATTTTACACTTCAATTTATTGAGCCAGCAAAGCGCGACAAAATCATTAAGTCTATATATAACGGTCTGGCGCCCGGTGGCATTTTCATTCTGTCAGAAAAACTTCGCCATGATTCGGAGCAAGGCAACGAGCTACTAGTCGATTTACACCATGAGTTTAAGCGGCGTAATGGCTATAGCGAACTTGAGATAAGCCAAAAACGCGAGTCGCTAGAGAACGTGTTACGTGCTGAAACGTTTGAAGCACATAAAACGCGTTTAACCAATGCCGGCTTTGATGACGTTATCTTGTGGTTTCAGTGTTTTAATTTTGCTTCTTTAGTCGCGATTAAAAACTAG